AAAACTCGTCTTGAAGCATTTTTTGAAAGCATCAAGTAGGGGGCTTACTTTTATGATAGCATATGTTTGCAAATATACACCAATTGAGATTATAAAAGCTTTCGGAGAGGATGTTTTTTGTATTGAGCCAAAGATATCTTCTTATGAAAATGCAGAAAGGCTTTTGCACCCCAACATGTGCAGCTTTGCAAAGGCCATTGTGGAATATGTCTTGCAAAGTGGTATAAAAAATCTTGTCTTGACAAATTGTTGTGATAGCATAAAAAGGGTATATGATGT
This Caldicellulosiruptor changbaiensis DNA region includes the following protein-coding sequences:
- a CDS encoding 2-hydroxyacyl-CoA dehydratase family protein codes for the protein MIAYVCKYTPIEIIKAFGEDVFCIEPKISSYENAERLLHPNMCSFAKAIVEYVLQSGIKNLVLTNCCDSIKRVYDVLKDRVEFIEIIDFPRENTPASAQFFYYQLETEVVE